From Hydractinia symbiolongicarpus strain clone_291-10 chromosome 12, HSymV2.1, whole genome shotgun sequence, one genomic window encodes:
- the LOC130622332 gene encoding uncharacterized protein LOC130622332 translates to MQFIWIYWYMLLITERLQSIVINRKEGADVVYGIKCNNTYSKEQEGKTCSCSNTSSAFTSDHLKRAHCFKLEELHTTQGPASEYITYKNDQRKITIKSCKSSAQLSYTSIWNYTNGTGKWNTIKTKEYIILRNNTFTIQNRSMWNGLLILYSYKCGSDNATNILIKFTGERKYPLASNVIDVLTIKATSTTTTTTRKESGAKGDSGIYIILAAVIIPTVIIVIIFIIIVILTKKKSRRRKDVLEKNYQSLKIKYNAEETYTTLDENKQYKMCDNYEVPAEIMNTKRGVEDNAEGQYEVPDKLSQDGYEDLYNINQEKTHYYNTTSNTIKQQKNYNEYENFKIQNQY, encoded by the exons ATGCAATTCATATGGATTTACTGGTATATGCTTCTCATCACAGAAAGACTTCAGAGCATTGTGATTAATAGAAAAGAGGGGGCAGATGTCGTTTATGGTATAAAATGCAATAATACCTATTCTAAAGAACAAGAAGGGAAGACTTGCTCATGTAGCAATACGAGTTCAGCTTTCACATCAGACCACCTCAAACGTGCACACTGTTTTAAACTTGAAGAATTGCACACAACACAAG gTCCTGCATCTGAATATATTACCTACAAAAACGatcaaagaaaaattacaataaagtCTTGCAAATCATCAGCACAACTCTCCTACACGTCGATATGGAATTACACAAATGGAACTGGAAAATGGAACACaatcaaaacaaaagaatatataATCCTTCGTAACAACACATTTACC ATACAAAATCGAAGCATGTGGAATGGTCTGTTAATTCTGTACAGCTACAAATGTGGTTCTGACAACGCCACTAACATATTAATTAAATTTACTGGAGAaagaaaat ATCCCTTAGCATCTAACGTAATTGATGTATTGACCATAAAagcaacatcaacaacaacaacaacaacaagaaaagaATCTGGTGCGAAAGGGGATTCAGGAATTTACATAATCTTAGCTGCAGTAATAATCCCAACCGTTATTATAGTTATCATTTTCATCATTATTGTTATTCTGACAAAGAAAAAATCAAG aagaagaaaagacGTGCTTGAAAAG AATTATCAAAGcctaaaaattaaatacaacGCTGAAGAAACATACACAACATTggatgaaaataaacaatataaaatgTGTGACAATTATGAAGTACCTGCTGAAATTATGAATACCAAAAGAGGTGTAGAAGACAATGCTGAAGGACAGTATGAAGTTCCCGATAAACTTAGTCAGGACGGTTATGAAGATTTATATAATATCAACCAAGAAAAGACGCATTATTATAATACAACAAGTAATACCATCAAACAGCAAAAAAACTATaatgaatatgaaaattttaaaattcaaaaccaATACTGA
- the LOC130622329 gene encoding uncharacterized protein LOC130622329 isoform X1, whose protein sequence is MNNSKLNVLVYICLCLFFLKTFLQQKIRVQRYEGPDTFTGLECNQSRCFYEDKDNVGCKCFDTQPTFSSYGKHQIGCYDKSIRKNPDIKHEFITVNNVTTQIKTNLCLLQKVKTLFIWDLIDNVGRWDEYKLIEDVVKTNKIYITIGERKNWDGLLVHFLYSCKTNISTDITYHNTGSCLVKFTGDIMYPLQNIKVPLPLFNPRTKPTKTTTTPPPTTTTTATKTTKTATLKVYTKVTVTKSARPSLQPTLKKFIKPTTAREQRVTNKQNLGVILTLVIERLTLISLVFCFIWRIRKRNQRLEKNYQSLKIKYEAGETYTALVSMEQNMLDNYAVPSLIRNEVMERELKIETKAQYEVPNNPSQDGNDNLHVDQEYEYLGMQNTNTNIETDS, encoded by the exons ATGAACAACAGCAAGTTAAATGTGCTTGTGTATATTTGCTtatgcttgttttttttaaagacattcTTGCAGCAAAAAATTCGAGTTCAGAGATATGAAGGACCAGACACATTTACAGGATTGGAATGCAATCAAAGTAGATGTTTTTACGAAGATAAAGATAATGTAGGTTGCAAATGTTTTGATACCCAACCAACCTTCAGTTCATATGGAAAACATCAAATAGGATGTTATGATAAATCTATTCGAAAGAACCCAG ATATTAAGCATGAGTTTATAACTGTAAACAATGTAACAACGCAGATCAAAACCAATTTATGCCTATTACAAAAAGTTAAAACACTCTTTATTTGGGATTTGATTGATAATGTTGGTAGATGGGATGAATATAAATTAATAGAagatgttgtaaaaacaaataaaatatatatt ACTATCGGCGAAAGAAAGAACTGGGATGGACTACTTGttcattttttgtattcttGCAAGACAAATATCTCAACTGATATCACATATCATAACACTGGAAGTTGTTTAGTGAAATTCACTGGAGATATAATGT aTCCACTGCAAAACATAAAAGTACCACTTCCATTATTCAACCCAAGAACAaaaccaacaaaaacaacaacaacaccaccaccaacaacaacaacaacagctacaaaaacaacaaaaacagcaaCGCTAAAAGTGTATACCAAGGTCACAGTCACAAAATCAGCCAGACCAAGTTTACAACCAACacttaaaaagtttataaaaccaACAACTGCTAGAGAACAAAGAGTTACTAACAAACAAAACCTTGGGGTTATTCTTACATTAGTTATTGAAAGATTGACACTAATTTCATTGGTCTTCTGTTTTATTTGGAG GATTAGAAAAAGAAACCAAAGACTTGAAAAG aattatcaaagtttaaaaattaaatatgagGCGGGAGAAACTTACACCGCATTAGTAAGCATGGAACAAAACATGTTGGATAATTATGCAGTACCTAGTTTGATTAGAAATGAGGTGATGGAAAGAGAGTTAAAAATCGAAACCAAAGCACAATATGAGGTACCTAACAATCCTAGTCAAGACGGTAATGACAACTTGCATGTTGATCAGGAATATGAATATTTAGGTATGCaaaatactaatactaatattGAGACTGACAGTTGA
- the LOC130622329 gene encoding uncharacterized protein LOC130622329 isoform X2 has protein sequence MNNSKLNVLVYICLCLFFLKTFLQQKIRVQRYEGPDTFTGLECNQSRCFYEDKDNVGCKCFDTQPTFSSYGKHQIGCYDKSIRKNPDIKHEFITVNNVTTQIKTNLCLLQKVKTLFIWDLIDNVGRWDEYKLIEDVVKTNKIYITIGERKNWDGLLVHFLYSCKTNISTDITYHNTGSCLVKFTGDIMFIERLTLISLVFCFIWRIRKRNQRLEKNYQSLKIKYEAGETYTALVSMEQNMLDNYAVPSLIRNEVMERELKIETKAQYEVPNNPSQDGNDNLHVDQEYEYLGMQNTNTNIETDS, from the exons ATGAACAACAGCAAGTTAAATGTGCTTGTGTATATTTGCTtatgcttgttttttttaaagacattcTTGCAGCAAAAAATTCGAGTTCAGAGATATGAAGGACCAGACACATTTACAGGATTGGAATGCAATCAAAGTAGATGTTTTTACGAAGATAAAGATAATGTAGGTTGCAAATGTTTTGATACCCAACCAACCTTCAGTTCATATGGAAAACATCAAATAGGATGTTATGATAAATCTATTCGAAAGAACCCAG ATATTAAGCATGAGTTTATAACTGTAAACAATGTAACAACGCAGATCAAAACCAATTTATGCCTATTACAAAAAGTTAAAACACTCTTTATTTGGGATTTGATTGATAATGTTGGTAGATGGGATGAATATAAATTAATAGAagatgttgtaaaaacaaataaaatatatatt ACTATCGGCGAAAGAAAGAACTGGGATGGACTACTTGttcattttttgtattcttGCAAGACAAATATCTCAACTGATATCACATATCATAACACTGGAAGTTGTTTAGTGAAATTCACTGGAGATATAATGT TTATTGAAAGATTGACACTAATTTCATTGGTCTTCTGTTTTATTTGGAG GATTAGAAAAAGAAACCAAAGACTTGAAAAG aattatcaaagtttaaaaattaaatatgagGCGGGAGAAACTTACACCGCATTAGTAAGCATGGAACAAAACATGTTGGATAATTATGCAGTACCTAGTTTGATTAGAAATGAGGTGATGGAAAGAGAGTTAAAAATCGAAACCAAAGCACAATATGAGGTACCTAACAATCCTAGTCAAGACGGTAATGACAACTTGCATGTTGATCAGGAATATGAATATTTAGGTATGCaaaatactaatactaatattGAGACTGACAGTTGA
- the LOC130622338 gene encoding uncharacterized protein LOC130622338, whose amino-acid sequence MACDKLLSLIWLLVLLACSTSVLAGETFYNFGDFYAATMKVHENTWFRASPEEIIRSTLIDSQPNCMHLCFKETSCQSFNIVSSGPREYFCTLTTIHFMDPGVERVSAHGHRNFSFQKRR is encoded by the exons ATGGCATGCGATAAATTGTTGTCGTTGATTTGGTTGTTGGTATTACTGGCATGTTCCACATCTGTTTTGGCTGGTGAAACATTTTACAATTTTGGTGACTTCTATGCAGCTACAATGAAAGTTCATGAAAATACCTGGTTCAGAG CTTCACCTGAAGAAATAATTCGTTCAACTCTCATTGACTCTCAACCCAACTGCATGCATCTTTGTTTCAAAGAAACCTCTTGTCAGTCATTCAATATTGTAAGTTCAGGACCACGCGAGTACTTCTGTACACTTACTACGATTCATTTTATGGACCCAGGTGTCGAAAGAGTTAGTGCACATGGCCACCGAAATTTTTCGTTTCAG AAGCGGCGTTaa